Proteins encoded by one window of Xylella fastidiosa:
- a CDS encoding glycine cleavage system protein R, translated as MPDSPLTDPAARPSPSENYLLINAYSMHPESPLLSVTRRIADSGCNLIEARLATVGRDVSITTLATGSWDAVAKLEAMLSRLEREEGLKLIWYRTGAKQTQSNLLPYIVEVIAADKQGILFQLADFFDRQGITIENLQSTRYRAMQTGAEMFSAQITIGIPANMHIAALRDDFLEFCDHLNLDAILDPMKF; from the coding sequence ATGCCGGACTCCCCTTTGACAGACCCCGCTGCACGGCCCTCGCCGAGCGAAAACTACCTCCTGATCAACGCGTACTCGATGCACCCGGAGTCCCCCTTACTCTCCGTGACCCGTCGTATCGCCGATAGCGGCTGCAACCTGATAGAAGCCCGGCTAGCAACAGTCGGTCGTGACGTGTCCATAACAACGCTAGCAACCGGATCCTGGGACGCTGTTGCCAAACTTGAAGCGATGCTCTCACGACTAGAACGCGAGGAAGGATTGAAACTGATCTGGTACCGTACTGGTGCCAAACAAACTCAGTCCAACCTGCTGCCATATATCGTCGAAGTCATTGCCGCCGACAAACAAGGCATTTTGTTTCAGTTGGCCGATTTCTTCGACCGCCAGGGAATTACCATAGAAAACCTTCAAAGCACCCGCTATCGGGCAATGCAAACCGGGGCAGAAATGTTCTCGGCACAAATCACTATCGGTATACCTGCAAACATGCATATCGCTGCACTACGCGATGATTTTCTAGAGTTCTGTGATCACCTCAATCTTGATGCCATTTTAGATCCGATGAAATTCTGA
- the dapA gene encoding 4-hydroxy-tetrahydrodipicolinate synthase encodes MSLSGIITALVTPFDRDGAFDRDAWIRLLDMQLAGGVQGVVIAGSTGEAATLTDAEYDEMLCSAVVRVGGRVPVLAGTGLSGTAKTISQTKRAADNGAGYALVVTPPYIRPNQGGLKAHYLAVAEQGGLPVVLYNVPSRTGCDLLPETVADLAGHPNIVGIKEACASRERVQALLALRRPGFAVFSGDDSSAARSMLDGADGLVSVASNVLPSAYRHLCDLARAGERGAIDLWNARLSDFHAFCGLDSNPIPIKALLQRIGIGYGLRLPLLPLSVCHHDIADHLADQVAALEALSSRKIVTA; translated from the coding sequence TTGTCACTTTCCGGGATTATTACTGCGCTGGTCACTCCGTTTGATCGAGATGGTGCGTTTGACCGTGATGCGTGGATTCGTCTGCTGGATATGCAATTAGCGGGTGGCGTGCAGGGCGTGGTTATTGCTGGTTCCACCGGCGAAGCAGCGACGTTGACCGATGCTGAGTATGACGAGATGCTGTGCTCGGCTGTGGTCCGAGTTGGTGGGCGTGTGCCGGTGTTGGCGGGTACTGGTTTGTCTGGGACTGCGAAAACGATTTCTCAAACTAAACGCGCGGCCGACAATGGTGCAGGCTATGCTTTGGTGGTGACCCCTCCGTACATACGTCCCAACCAAGGTGGTCTGAAGGCGCATTATTTGGCTGTGGCTGAGCAGGGGGGATTGCCAGTCGTGCTGTACAATGTGCCTAGCCGCACCGGCTGTGATCTGTTGCCGGAGACTGTCGCTGATTTGGCGGGGCACCCTAATATTGTCGGCATTAAGGAGGCGTGCGCTAGTCGTGAGCGCGTCCAGGCGCTGCTTGCTTTGCGTCGTCCAGGCTTTGCTGTATTCAGTGGTGATGACAGCAGTGCTGCGCGTTCGATGTTGGACGGTGCCGATGGTTTGGTTTCGGTTGCTTCCAACGTATTGCCGTCCGCTTATCGTCATCTATGTGATCTTGCTCGGGCGGGTGAGCGTGGTGCTATCGATCTGTGGAATGCGCGTCTGTCTGATTTTCACGCATTTTGTGGTCTCGACTCCAATCCGATTCCAATTAAGGCATTGTTACAGCGTATCGGCATTGGTTATGGATTGCGTCTGCCACTGCTACCCTTGTCGGTATGCCATCATGACATTGCCGATCACTTGGCTGACCAAGTGGCGGCATTGGAAGCACTTTCTAGCCGTAAAATAGTTACGGCCTGA
- the ribH gene encoding 6,7-dimethyl-8-ribityllumazine synthase, with the protein MSHYEGDLRPAGARFVIVCSRWNARITDALVAGACHSLVDNGVPDDAVDVVRVPGAWEIPIVANLLAQAGQHAAIIALGCVVRGDTRHYEHVADLCAEGMMSVQMQTGVPVLNGVLAVECIKDAEMRAGGSHGNKGAETALAALEMVSLLEKLP; encoded by the coding sequence ATGAGCCACTACGAAGGCGATCTTCGCCCCGCAGGTGCGCGCTTTGTGATCGTCTGCAGCCGCTGGAACGCTCGTATTACTGATGCATTAGTTGCTGGTGCCTGTCACAGTCTTGTTGACAATGGTGTACCAGATGACGCAGTGGATGTGGTGCGTGTGCCGGGTGCATGGGAGATCCCTATCGTTGCCAATCTGCTTGCGCAGGCAGGGCAACATGCCGCCATCATTGCATTGGGGTGTGTGGTTCGTGGCGATACCCGTCATTACGAGCATGTCGCCGATCTATGTGCTGAGGGAATGATGAGTGTGCAGATGCAGACGGGTGTCCCTGTACTGAATGGTGTGCTTGCTGTCGAGTGCATTAAAGATGCCGAGATGCGTGCTGGTGGGAGTCATGGTAACAAGGGGGCGGAAACTGCCTTGGCGGCTTTGGAAATGGTGAGTTTGTTGGAGAAGTTGCCATGA
- a CDS encoding DEAD/DEAH box helicase, whose amino-acid sequence MNLRPYQHTIVDFILTHPRCNLFVPMGLGKTVATLTALDVLLVVEDIAPILVIAPLRVAATTWPDEVAKFPHLRHLRVSVVVGSAAARRHALEQEADIYCINYDTLKWLVEFYKDRWPFRMVVADECSKLKGFRLRQGTRRARALATHVHTKVERYVGLTGTPAPNGLQDLWALMWMVDRGARLGTHFKAFIDRWFRAMQIGSDPHAVRFAPTPHASQEIQDKIRDLCLSLDPQAYFDLCQPIVNTIRVALPAHAQRLYKAMEQDMFIALECGAEVEAFNAASKTIKCLQLANGALYTDDTRQAWEVVHDAKLEALHDIIEEAAGMPVLVAYHFKSDVARLQRAFPKGRALDKHPDTIRDWNAGNIPVLFAHPASAGHGLNLQDGGNILAFFGHWWDLEQYQQIIERIGPTRQAQAGHQRPVFIHHIVAAGTVDELVMARRESKREVQDLLLEAVKRRETGKPLTSQGAMTR is encoded by the coding sequence ATGAACCTGCGCCCCTACCAACACACCATCGTTGATTTCATCCTGACGCACCCACGCTGCAATTTGTTTGTGCCCATGGGTTTGGGGAAGACAGTAGCCACGCTGACGGCGTTAGATGTGCTCCTGGTGGTGGAAGACATTGCGCCTATTTTGGTGATTGCTCCGCTGCGCGTTGCGGCCACGACATGGCCGGATGAGGTGGCCAAGTTCCCCCATTTGCGCCATCTGCGGGTGTCCGTGGTCGTGGGTAGTGCGGCGGCACGTCGCCACGCCTTGGAGCAGGAGGCGGATATCTACTGCATTAATTACGACACTCTGAAATGGTTAGTGGAGTTTTACAAGGACCGTTGGCCGTTCCGTATGGTGGTCGCCGATGAGTGCTCCAAGTTGAAAGGGTTCCGGCTGCGGCAAGGAACACGGCGCGCCCGCGCACTGGCCACGCATGTGCATACCAAGGTGGAGCGCTACGTTGGGTTGACCGGCACGCCCGCGCCCAATGGGCTACAGGACCTGTGGGCGCTGATGTGGATGGTGGATCGTGGGGCACGGCTTGGGACGCATTTTAAAGCGTTTATCGATCGCTGGTTCCGTGCGATGCAGATCGGCAGTGATCCGCATGCGGTGCGCTTTGCGCCCACGCCACATGCATCTCAAGAGATTCAAGACAAGATACGCGACCTGTGTTTATCACTTGATCCACAGGCGTACTTCGATTTATGCCAGCCGATTGTCAATACGATTCGCGTTGCGTTGCCAGCACATGCGCAACGTCTGTACAAGGCGATGGAACAAGATATGTTCATCGCCTTGGAATGCGGTGCTGAAGTAGAAGCCTTTAACGCCGCCAGCAAGACAATTAAATGCCTGCAACTGGCCAATGGTGCGCTGTACACCGATGACACACGTCAGGCCTGGGAAGTCGTGCACGATGCGAAATTAGAGGCGCTGCACGACATTATCGAAGAAGCCGCCGGTATGCCGGTGTTGGTGGCGTATCACTTTAAAAGTGATGTCGCACGGTTGCAGCGTGCCTTCCCCAAGGGGCGTGCTTTGGACAAACACCCCGACACGATCCGCGATTGGAATGCGGGGAACATTCCCGTGCTATTTGCCCATCCGGCCAGTGCCGGTCATGGCTTAAATCTGCAAGACGGCGGAAATATTTTGGCCTTCTTCGGCCACTGGTGGGACCTGGAGCAGTACCAGCAGATCATCGAACGCATTGGGCCGACACGTCAGGCGCAAGCCGGACATCAGCGGCCTGTATTTATTCACCACATCGTGGCGGCGGGCACGGTGGATGAATTGGTGATGGCCCGCCGTGAATCTAAACGCGAAGTACAGGACCTGCTGCTGGAAGCGGTGAAACGCAGAGAAACAGGCAAACCACTCACATCACAAGGAGCCATGACGCGATGA
- the thiL gene encoding thiamine-phosphate kinase, with protein MLEFDLIDRLRGRIRPRQDVLLGVGDDAALLQPPQGEPLVVTTDTLNAGVHFPVETHPEDLGWKTLAVSVSDLAAMGATPRWCTLSLSLLQVDMAWIDAFADGFFELADLHGLVLVGGDTTYGPLATSVTAIGCVPPGMALRRDGACIGDDIWVTGRPGEAAAALAMWCAGMLDITKCAPDPRCEILRQRLLRPTPRVEVGLALRGLVHAAVDLSDGLLADLGHICASSGVGAVLECTSLPRVAVHGGWDEAQVASWQLAGGDDYELCFTAAPQCGAPIQDVCATLGVEVTRIGRIVVGETVQVLNAAGVPWQLSRKGYQHFID; from the coding sequence ATGCTTGAGTTTGATTTGATTGACCGCTTGCGTGGTCGTATCCGTCCGCGCCAGGACGTGTTGTTAGGTGTGGGCGATGATGCTGCACTCTTGCAGCCACCACAGGGTGAACCATTGGTGGTCACCACCGATACGCTGAATGCCGGTGTGCATTTCCCAGTTGAGACCCATCCTGAGGATCTTGGTTGGAAAACGCTTGCGGTCAGTGTCTCGGATTTGGCGGCGATGGGGGCAACGCCACGTTGGTGTACGTTGTCTTTGTCGTTGCTCCAGGTGGATATGGCATGGATTGATGCTTTTGCTGATGGATTTTTCGAGCTGGCCGATCTACACGGTCTTGTTCTGGTCGGTGGTGACACGACATACGGCCCCTTGGCTACGTCGGTGACCGCGATTGGTTGCGTGCCACCGGGTATGGCCTTGCGTCGTGATGGTGCTTGTATTGGCGATGATATTTGGGTGACTGGCCGTCCTGGCGAGGCTGCTGCGGCATTGGCGATGTGGTGTGCTGGGATGCTTGACATTACCAAGTGTGCGCCTGATCCGCGCTGTGAGATATTGCGCCAGAGGTTGTTACGTCCGACGCCTCGGGTGGAAGTAGGGCTCGCTTTGCGGGGATTGGTGCATGCTGCGGTGGATCTTTCCGATGGCCTTCTCGCCGATTTGGGGCACATTTGTGCAAGCAGTGGGGTTGGAGCAGTGTTGGAATGTACGTCCTTACCGCGTGTTGCAGTGCATGGCGGATGGGATGAGGCGCAGGTTGCTTCTTGGCAATTGGCCGGTGGTGATGATTATGAGCTTTGTTTTACAGCAGCACCGCAGTGTGGTGCCCCAATACAGGACGTGTGCGCCACTTTGGGTGTTGAGGTGACACGCATTGGGCGCATTGTGGTTGGTGAGACAGTGCAGGTTCTCAATGCTGCGGGTGTGCCTTGGCAACTTTCGAGAAAAGGTTATCAGCACTTCATTGATTAA
- a CDS encoding helix-turn-helix transcriptional regulator, with translation MSAAEKLPELYTEEEAARRLLVSKATLTRERMAGRIHPIRISTRIYRYSNQIIEEYIQQCRNAQGKLGTTGSASAQVPKIGAALGLTPLPDRQTAHLLAQRIFKKPK, from the coding sequence ATGAGCGCTGCTGAAAAACTTCCCGAGTTGTATACCGAAGAGGAAGCCGCACGCCGACTCCTCGTCAGCAAAGCCACACTCACCCGAGAACGCATGGCTGGCCGGATACACCCCATTCGTATCAGTACCCGGATTTACAGGTACAGCAATCAAATCATTGAGGAGTACATTCAACAATGCAGGAACGCCCAGGGCAAATTGGGAACTACTGGCTCAGCCAGCGCACAGGTTCCAAAAATTGGTGCCGCACTTGGTTTGACGCCGCTACCCGACAGACAAACCGCGCATCTCTTGGCACAACGGATATTCAAGAAGCCAAAGTAA
- a CDS encoding GspH/FimT family pseudopilin, whose translation MPSSRGYTLPELLITMALIALLTAIGLPFFKQTLERQRLENKMHLLSSQFAGARLAAITQQTPVSVCPSRGDNKCRQDSNWSNGWITYRDSSRKPQPISSKAILYQEQITNNGSLSIISTSGRPRVRFLPDGRNAGSNISIRFCNNDRLFGLIVINNLGRIRSQRILNTQTCSTDQKIKNGLTIPKTSQKETPFQ comes from the coding sequence ATGCCATCATCCCGGGGCTATACATTGCCGGAGCTATTAATCACGATGGCGCTAATCGCATTATTGACCGCCATCGGGTTACCATTCTTCAAACAAACTCTGGAACGTCAAAGACTGGAAAATAAAATGCATTTGCTGAGTTCCCAGTTCGCAGGTGCCAGACTGGCAGCCATCACCCAACAAACGCCCGTCAGCGTCTGCCCGAGCCGCGGCGACAATAAATGTCGTCAAGATAGTAATTGGAGCAATGGCTGGATCACCTATCGCGATTCGAGTCGCAAGCCACAACCCATCTCATCAAAAGCCATTTTGTACCAAGAGCAAATCACCAATAACGGTTCTCTAAGCATTATCTCCACATCTGGACGGCCACGGGTTCGCTTCCTTCCAGATGGCCGCAATGCCGGCAGCAATATCAGCATCCGCTTCTGCAACAATGACCGCTTATTCGGCCTCATCGTGATCAACAATTTAGGCCGAATTCGCTCGCAACGGATACTTAATACTCAAACATGCTCAACAGATCAGAAAATAAAAAACGGGCTAACAATACCTAAAACTTCCCAAAAAGAAACACCATTCCAATAA
- a CDS encoding site-specific integrase produces the protein MPYIIPGKDAPPRDQVLSLQESAALWEAATLPHERMYLALAYGTLARPETILGLQREFADTQRRLLTQNPPGRKQTKKHRPVVPICDFLLPWILSVDSGPLVHWHGRSIASFKTAWRKLRTRAGLPKDTVPKVIRHTMATELRAAGVSAEDIQGMLGHRAYGGITDVYAKYRPDYMADAVRAIDAYMGRLRVSCVLANKIEDCATY, from the coding sequence GTGCCATACATCATCCCAGGGAAAGACGCACCGCCCAGGGACCAGGTGTTATCGCTTCAGGAGTCAGCCGCATTATGGGAGGCCGCGACCCTCCCTCATGAACGTATGTACCTCGCCCTCGCCTATGGAACTCTAGCAAGGCCAGAGACGATCCTCGGGCTACAACGAGAGTTCGCGGACACCCAACGACGCCTATTGACGCAGAACCCACCAGGACGCAAACAGACGAAAAAACACCGGCCCGTTGTTCCCATCTGTGATTTCCTCCTTCCTTGGATACTGTCAGTAGACAGCGGCCCTCTAGTGCACTGGCATGGGAGATCTATTGCGAGCTTCAAAACTGCATGGCGCAAGTTACGGACGCGGGCAGGCTTACCCAAGGACACCGTTCCGAAGGTAATCCGGCACACGATGGCTACCGAGCTACGCGCGGCAGGTGTGTCTGCGGAGGACATTCAAGGAATGCTGGGGCACCGTGCGTATGGTGGGATTACGGACGTTTACGCCAAGTACCGGCCTGACTATATGGCCGATGCTGTTCGCGCTATTGATGCGTACATGGGGCGCTTGCGTGTTAGTTGCGTGTTAGCCAATAAAATCGAAGATTGCGCAACCTATTGA
- the uvrB gene encoding excinuclease ABC subunit UvrB, producing MTGLFQLVSSYSPSGDQPAAVQKLVTNFHAGIAKQVLLGVTGSGKTYTIANVVEQIQKPTLVMAPNKTLAAQLYGEFKAFFPHNAVEYFVSYYDYYQPEAYVPASDTFIEKDSSINEYIEQMRLAATKALLSRSDVLVVATVSAIYGLGAPEDYLSLRLILSLGEHIEQRQLIRHLTELQYTRNELDLVRGSFRVRGEVVDVFPAESEMEALRIELFDGEIESLSLFDPLTGQTVRKLQRFSVYPKTHYATTRERTLSAVDTIKDELKEYLELLYGRNKLVEAQRLAQRTQFDLEMMAEVGYCNGIENYSRHLTGKAPGEPPPTLFDYLPPDALLVIDESHVTIPQIGAMFKGDRSRKETLVEFGFRLPSALDNRPLRFEEWEVRSPRSIYVSATPGSYEFRESAGEVIELLVRPTGLIDPEIEIRPVATQVDDLISQINACIKLGDRVLVTTLTKRMAENLTEYLSEQGIRIRYLHSEIDTVERVEIIRDLRLGKFDVLVGINLLREGLDMPEVSLVAILDADKEGFLRSTSSLIQTIGRAARSVRGRAILYADKVTRSMRAAIDETERRRQKQKEYNAENGIVPKSVVRPISDILEGARDGVEVKSKGKGRRVDEVPADYGALNQAEIAAQMKVLEQKMYQHARDLEFEDAARIRDQIQRLREAGLG from the coding sequence ATGACAGGTTTGTTTCAGCTTGTTTCTTCATACTCTCCTTCTGGGGATCAGCCTGCGGCTGTACAGAAGCTAGTCACTAATTTCCATGCTGGCATTGCTAAGCAGGTGTTGCTTGGCGTTACTGGTTCTGGGAAGACTTACACCATCGCTAATGTGGTTGAGCAGATTCAGAAGCCAACTCTGGTGATGGCGCCAAACAAGACGTTGGCAGCACAGCTTTACGGGGAATTCAAGGCGTTCTTCCCGCACAATGCGGTGGAATATTTTGTCAGCTACTATGACTACTATCAGCCTGAGGCGTATGTTCCAGCCTCGGACACGTTCATTGAAAAGGACAGTTCTATCAATGAATACATTGAACAGATGCGTTTGGCTGCAACGAAGGCTTTGCTGTCACGTTCTGATGTGTTGGTGGTGGCGACCGTGTCGGCGATTTATGGTTTGGGTGCGCCTGAGGATTATCTTTCGTTACGTTTGATTTTGTCGCTGGGTGAGCATATTGAGCAGCGGCAATTGATCAGGCATCTCACTGAGTTGCAGTACACTCGTAACGAGTTGGATTTGGTGCGTGGTAGTTTCCGTGTACGTGGTGAGGTTGTTGATGTATTCCCGGCTGAGTCAGAGATGGAGGCGCTGCGCATTGAGTTGTTTGATGGTGAGATAGAAAGTTTGAGCTTGTTCGATCCGCTTACCGGTCAGACGGTACGTAAGTTGCAACGTTTTAGTGTTTACCCTAAAACCCACTATGCAACTACGCGTGAACGTACGCTCAGTGCCGTTGATACGATCAAGGATGAGCTGAAAGAGTATCTAGAACTTCTGTATGGGCGGAATAAGTTGGTTGAGGCGCAACGTTTAGCTCAGCGTACTCAGTTCGACTTAGAGATGATGGCCGAGGTTGGTTATTGCAATGGTATTGAAAATTACTCTCGTCACTTAACTGGTAAGGCTCCGGGGGAACCTCCACCGACGTTGTTCGATTATCTTCCTCCGGATGCGCTACTGGTCATTGATGAGTCGCATGTGACAATTCCGCAGATCGGTGCGATGTTCAAGGGGGACCGTTCCCGTAAAGAAACGCTGGTGGAATTTGGTTTCCGTTTACCATCGGCGTTAGACAATCGACCGCTTCGCTTTGAGGAATGGGAAGTGCGTTCGCCGCGTAGCATTTACGTCTCGGCGACTCCAGGATCATATGAGTTCCGCGAGTCCGCGGGTGAAGTCATAGAGTTGCTGGTGCGTCCGACCGGCTTGATTGATCCTGAGATAGAAATCCGTCCGGTTGCGACGCAGGTGGATGATCTGATTTCCCAGATCAATGCGTGTATCAAGTTAGGTGATCGGGTTTTGGTCACCACGTTAACTAAGCGTATGGCTGAGAACCTCACTGAATATTTGAGCGAGCAGGGTATCCGGATACGTTATTTGCATTCGGAAATCGATACGGTAGAACGTGTGGAGATCATCCGTGATTTGCGTCTTGGTAAATTCGATGTGCTGGTTGGTATCAACCTTCTACGTGAGGGATTGGATATGCCGGAGGTGTCGTTGGTGGCCATTCTTGACGCTGATAAAGAGGGGTTTTTGCGTTCGACCAGTTCACTGATTCAGACGATTGGTCGTGCCGCACGCAGTGTGCGCGGTAGGGCAATCTTGTATGCCGATAAAGTGACTCGTTCAATGCGCGCTGCAATTGATGAAACCGAGCGACGTCGACAAAAGCAGAAGGAATACAATGCTGAGAACGGTATTGTTCCGAAATCCGTTGTACGGCCCATTAGCGACATTTTGGAGGGTGCGCGAGATGGTGTCGAGGTGAAGAGCAAGGGGAAGGGGCGCAGAGTTGATGAGGTTCCCGCTGACTATGGTGCGCTTAATCAAGCTGAGATTGCCGCACAGATGAAAGTGCTGGAGCAAAAGATGTACCAGCATGCGCGTGATTTGGAGTTTGAGGATGCGGCGCGTATTCGCGATCAAATTCAGCGGCTTAGGGAGGCTGGTCTGGGTTAA
- a CDS encoding VRR-NUC domain-containing protein, which translates to MMTIPRERTIERYLVAQVRAKGGEIRKVKWGGRHGAPDRIAMLPNGRTLWVELKAPGQQCTPHQVREHERMRGMGQRVVVVDSLKGVDEVLA; encoded by the coding sequence ATGATGACCATTCCCCGTGAGCGGACAATCGAACGTTATTTAGTGGCCCAGGTCAGGGCCAAGGGCGGTGAAATCCGCAAGGTGAAATGGGGGGGCCGCCACGGTGCGCCGGACCGTATCGCCATGCTGCCCAACGGGCGCACCCTGTGGGTGGAACTCAAAGCCCCAGGCCAGCAGTGCACACCGCATCAAGTCCGTGAGCATGAGCGCATGCGCGGCATGGGCCAGCGCGTGGTCGTGGTCGATTCCTTAAAAGGCGTGGATGAGGTGCTGGCGTGA
- the nusB gene encoding transcription antitermination factor NusB, with translation MSKVSGGGPCSRRRDGVDPALRSRARRRALQAVYAWQISGGVAKQVIAHFAHEQAYEVADLVYFEDLVEGVLTHCAELDEKLTPYLDRTIEEVDAIERAVLRLGAYELLYRQDVPYRVVINEAIMTAKRFGSKYGHTYVNGVLDRAALALRKVEVLG, from the coding sequence ATGAGCAAGGTTTCCGGTGGCGGACCGTGTTCGAGACGCCGGGATGGTGTTGATCCAGCGCTGCGTTCACGTGCGCGCCGTCGTGCTTTGCAAGCGGTGTACGCTTGGCAGATCTCTGGTGGTGTTGCTAAGCAGGTAATTGCTCATTTTGCACATGAGCAGGCGTATGAGGTGGCTGATTTGGTCTATTTTGAAGATTTGGTTGAGGGGGTATTGACCCACTGCGCCGAATTGGACGAGAAGTTGACCCCGTATCTTGACCGCACGATAGAGGAGGTCGATGCGATTGAGAGGGCGGTGTTGCGTTTGGGGGCTTACGAATTGCTGTATCGCCAGGATGTCCCTTACCGAGTAGTGATCAATGAGGCGATCATGACTGCTAAAAGGTTTGGTTCTAAGTATGGTCATACTTACGTCAATGGTGTGCTTGATCGTGCTGCGCTTGCCTTGCGTAAAGTTGAGGTGCTTGGATGA
- a CDS encoding peroxiredoxin, with translation MNIGDTLNHSLLNHPLMLSGGTCKTLSDYTNQWLVLYFYPKDNTPGCTTEGLEFNVLLPQFKQINATVLGVSRDSVKSHDSFCAKQGFTFPLVSDSDALLCKAFDVIKEKTMYGRQIIGIERSTFLIGPTHRIVEAWRQVKVPGHAEEVLTKLKAHAEQ, from the coding sequence ATGAACATCGGCGACACCCTGAATCATTCGCTTCTCAACCACCCATTGATGCTATCGGGCGGCACCTGTAAAACACTGAGCGACTATACCAACCAATGGCTAGTGCTCTACTTCTACCCTAAAGACAACACGCCAGGCTGCACCACAGAAGGTCTGGAGTTCAACGTGCTACTGCCGCAATTCAAACAGATCAACGCAACTGTCCTTGGTGTCTCTCGTGATTCCGTCAAATCGCACGACAGCTTCTGCGCCAAACAGGGTTTCACATTCCCATTGGTCAGCGACAGTGACGCACTACTGTGCAAAGCATTTGACGTGATCAAAGAAAAAACAATGTACGGACGCCAAATCATTGGAATAGAACGCAGCACATTCCTGATTGGACCAACACACCGCATCGTTGAAGCATGGCGCCAAGTCAAAGTACCAGGACACGCTGAAGAAGTACTGACCAAACTCAAAGCCCATGCCGAGCAATAA
- a CDS encoding DUF1640 domain-containing protein — MTSVAFDTLKFANRLKTAGVPAAHAEAEAEALAEVLETNLQDLATKQDLRELELKLESKIDKGFTEVKGEMLLLKWMLGVLVAGVAALIIKAFF, encoded by the coding sequence GTGACATCTGTAGCGTTCGATACGCTTAAATTTGCGAACCGGCTGAAAACGGCAGGGGTTCCTGCGGCGCACGCAGAGGCTGAAGCCGAAGCCTTGGCCGAAGTGCTGGAAACGAATTTGCAAGACCTTGCGACAAAGCAAGATTTGCGGGAGCTGGAGTTAAAGCTCGAATCAAAAATAGATAAAGGGTTCACTGAAGTTAAAGGCGAAATGCTCCTACTCAAGTGGATGCTAGGCGTGCTCGTGGCGGGCGTTGCTGCACTGATCATCAAAGCGTTTTTCTGA